A stretch of Salvelinus alpinus chromosome 4, SLU_Salpinus.1, whole genome shotgun sequence DNA encodes these proteins:
- the LOC139572801 gene encoding uncharacterized protein has protein sequence MRKTFKQKLLEERPETLFADLYKNGDVSNLIFLTDQPNAWRSAVCSHYPCIKKEGICNGWKLKIKETDDPDSTMITINLYKTGTVMVQGNIRLFETDFQTIKERAEREKDTTSDMPSHKRNSTSTTLTPTLPTQTSTSSTSLPTIVEDTPQEESDPLSAEQAQALLTTMAAMRDEFTKLEGEVVLLRESVSKQQPDNHTLEELLTKVRTEQDSSLATQLKEVQQERDGLKRELADLTKEVRELQKDRQSSNKELTALREELQERKRAEDRLQEQIDHHPMTCPHTAEEPSSTSQTSPALAAASLLHNPQNSLPLTVAPTQTSHTPAPTPTSPPSAPPSPEETLADIVLLMDSNGKYVQEKKLFPRHKTRKVWCPTTQSAMELLDKNHLGSPSHIIIHTGSNDLRAQQERVATSLRGVIEKASAIFPNTRIIVSTLLQRRDFHPATIQRINASLSRDCALRPNVHLAHHPTLDLDCLYDHVHLYRETVPILAKTLKDVALNRSPTSPPRNSRAISTLPRSPRQHPGPAPWTPQPRPQHHQPQCPPQPAQHRPPQPSFRATQTRPPTPLPPTADPHLEEPQPSRQSYAQAVRGATGPAPTNQMSDIKQMLSLLCSHVMGRGSW, from the exons atgaggaaaacttttaaacagaaactactagaagagaggccagaaaccctttttgcagacctctacaaaaacggtgacgtgagtaatctcatcttcctcactgaccagccaaatgcatggcgctcagcagtctgctctcactacccatgcataaagaaagagggaatctgtaatgggtggaagctgaaaatcaaagagacagacgaccctgacagcaccatgataacaatcaacctctacaagactggaactgtcatggtgcaaggtaacattaggctgtttgaaacagactttcagaccattaaggagagagcggagagagaaaaggacaccaccagtgacatgccctcccacaagagaaactccaccagcaccaccctcacccctaccctccccacccaaacaagcacatccagcacctctcttcccaccatagtggaggacacgccccaggaggagagcgaccccctcagtgcagagcaggctcaggccctcctcaccaccatggctgccatgagggatgagttcaccaaactggagggggaggtggtcctgctcagggagagcgtgagcaaacagcaaccagacaaccacaccttagaggagctcctaaccaaggtgaggacagagcaggacagcagccttgcaacacagctgaaagaggttcagcaagagagagacggactcaagagagagctggctgatctaacaaaggaggtgagagagctccaaaaagacaggcagagcagcaataaggagctgaccgcactaagagaggagctgcaggagagaaagagagcagaggacaggctgcaggagcagatagatcaccaccctatgacctgccctcacacagcagaggaacccagctcaaccagccagacttccccagccctggctgctgcatcCCTCCTccacaacccacagaacagcctcccactgacagtggcaccgacacagaccagccacaccccagctccaacacccaccagccccccctctgccccccccagtccagaagaaacactggctgacatcgtcctgttaatggactcaaatgggaagtatgttcaggagaagaaacttttccctagacacaaaacgagaaaggtgtggtgcccaacaacgcagagtgccatggagctgcttgataagaaccatctcgggtcgccaagccacataatcatacacaccggaagcaacgacctgcgtgctcagcaggagagggtggccacttcactacggggagtgattgagaaggcctccgcaatcttccccaacacaagaatcatagtgtcaacccttctacagaggagggacttccaccctgccacaatccaaagaataaacgccagcctatcccgggactgtgccctgcgacccaatgtacacctggcccaccatcccaccctcgatctggactgtctctatgaccatgttcacctgtacagggagacagtccccatccttgccaagactctcaaggacgtcgctttaaaccgcagcccgacctctccacccaggaacagcagaGCAATATCCACCctgccgagatcaccgagacaacatcccggaccagcaccctggaccccccagccacgaccacagcaccaccaacctcaatgcccaccacagccagcgcagcacagaccaccccagcccagcttcagagccacccagacgaggcctcccacccccctgccccccaccgcagacccacacctggaggagccacagcccagcaggcagagctacgcacaggctgtgagaggagcaactggcccagcccccaccaaccaaatgagtgacatcaaacaaatgctgagtctactatgctcacatgtgatgggccgagggtcatg gtaa